Proteins encoded by one window of Superficieibacter sp. HKU1:
- a CDS encoding RNA ligase family protein, whose amino-acid sequence MNTQRKYGRTWHYPFSPGTTSDDRINAHYWQDLQAIASLVHTEKLDGENNCLNRHGVFARSHAAPTDSAWTHKIRQRWQLLKHDLGDLELFGENLYAVHSIEYRQLEQDFYLFAVRCNETWLSWEEVKFYAALFDFPCVPEITIDPPGNSEPAWRQRFLAQTDSRGAFAPFDVHTGQPCTMEGIVSRNADAFPVADFAHNVFKYVRKNHVKTDQHWKRHWRRARMAWEFQSGEKA is encoded by the coding sequence ATGAATACCCAACGAAAATACGGGAGAACCTGGCATTATCCTTTCTCCCCCGGCACCACCAGCGACGATCGCATTAACGCTCACTACTGGCAGGATCTACAGGCGATCGCTTCTCTGGTGCACACCGAAAAACTGGACGGCGAGAATAATTGCCTCAATCGTCACGGCGTTTTCGCCCGTTCGCACGCCGCACCCACAGACTCCGCCTGGACGCATAAAATTCGCCAGCGCTGGCAGTTGCTGAAGCACGATCTGGGCGATCTGGAACTGTTTGGCGAAAATCTGTATGCCGTACATTCCATTGAATATCGCCAGCTTGAACAGGATTTTTACCTGTTTGCCGTGCGCTGCAATGAAACATGGTTGAGCTGGGAAGAGGTGAAGTTCTACGCCGCGCTGTTTGATTTTCCCTGCGTACCGGAAATCACCATTGACCCGCCCGGGAACAGTGAGCCCGCATGGCGGCAACGCTTTCTGGCGCAGACCGACAGTCGTGGCGCATTCGCGCCGTTTGATGTCCATACCGGCCAGCCCTGCACCATGGAAGGGATTGTCAGCCGCAACGCTGACGCCTTCCCGGTGGCGGATTTTGCCCACAACGTTTTTAAATACGTGCGGAAAAACCATGTCAAAACTGACCAGCACTGGAAACGCCACTGGCGGCGTGCGCGAATGGCATGGGAATTTCAGTCAGGAGAAAAAGCATGA